Proteins from a single region of Leuconostoc gasicomitatum LMG 18811:
- the recF gene encoding DNA replication/repair protein RecF (All proteins in this family for which functions are known are DNA-binding proteins that assist the filamentation of RecA onto DNA for the initiation of recombination or recombinational repair.), whose protein sequence is MELQSLRLVNYRNYTDLTLNFSDGVNVFLGENAQGKTNLLESIYVLALARSHRTSSDKDLIRWQEKEATISGRVKKSISDTPLSLHFSNKGKKARVNHLEQSKLSQYIGQLNVILFAPEDLELVKGAPSVRRRFIDMEFGQMNPLYLYNTTQYRRILKERNAYLKRLQMKQTTDTIFLDVLTEQLVDIGSQVLLARQTFLERLEVAAQPIHAEISNKRETLTLRYQTSLDFEKETDLATIKLVFEQTLKKQQSREIMQGSTLVGPHRDDIQFIVNDNDVAVFGSQGQQRTTALAIKLAEIDLMQQETGEYPILLLDDVLSELDANRQTHLLLAIQDKVQTFITAPTLSDVARQLIHAPRVFHVKQGEIVLEEQVE, encoded by the coding sequence TTGGAACTCCAATCGCTAAGACTGGTTAATTACCGTAATTATACTGACCTAACGCTAAATTTTAGTGATGGTGTGAATGTTTTTTTGGGTGAAAATGCACAAGGTAAGACAAATTTACTAGAAAGTATTTACGTTTTAGCTTTGGCACGCTCGCATCGAACAAGTAGTGATAAAGATTTAATTCGTTGGCAGGAAAAAGAAGCCACAATTAGTGGTCGAGTTAAGAAAAGCATTAGTGACACACCGTTATCTTTGCACTTTTCGAATAAAGGCAAAAAAGCGCGTGTGAACCATTTGGAACAATCTAAATTATCACAATACATTGGCCAATTAAATGTTATTTTATTTGCACCCGAGGACTTAGAGTTAGTTAAAGGTGCACCGAGTGTGCGACGGCGGTTCATTGATATGGAATTTGGACAGATGAATCCCTTATATTTGTACAATACAACGCAGTATCGTCGCATATTAAAGGAACGTAACGCGTACTTAAAGCGATTGCAAATGAAACAAACAACGGACACAATTTTTTTAGATGTTTTGACAGAACAATTAGTTGATATTGGATCGCAAGTACTTTTGGCACGTCAAACATTTTTGGAAAGATTAGAAGTTGCAGCGCAACCCATTCATGCTGAAATTTCAAATAAACGTGAAACTTTAACTTTGAGATATCAAACAAGTCTTGATTTTGAAAAAGAAACTGATTTAGCAACGATTAAATTAGTTTTTGAACAAACCTTAAAAAAGCAACAATCACGTGAAATCATGCAAGGATCAACATTAGTTGGTCCACATCGCGATGATATTCAGTTTATTGTTAATGATAATGATGTCGCTGTTTTTGGCTCACAAGGTCAACAAAGAACAACTGCGCTTGCAATTAAGTTAGCTGAAATAGATCTCATGCAACAAGAAACAGGTGAATATCCAATCTTGTTACTCGATGATGTTTTAAGCGAGCTTGATGCTAATCGGCAAACACATCTTTTGTTAGCGATTCAAGATAAGGTACAAACGTTCATTACAGCACCAACGTTAAGTGATGTTGCACGGCAATTAATTCATGCGCCAAGAGTGTTTCACGTGAAACAAGGTGAAATTGTGTTAGAAGAACAAGTTGAGTGA
- a CDS encoding PadR family transcriptional regulator: MAISKDLIRGHTDTIILNILNQGDSYGYQVAKSIRLLSNQQYDLNEATLYTAFRRLEKGDDITSYWGDETQGARRKYYKITTSGQQHLASALQEWEFAKDIISNLITGNINEGASL, translated from the coding sequence ATGGCTATTTCAAAAGATCTTATTCGTGGGCATACTGACACGATTATATTAAATATTCTTAACCAAGGTGATTCCTATGGCTATCAAGTGGCCAAGTCGATTCGCCTATTGAGCAACCAGCAATATGATCTCAACGAAGCGACATTGTACACTGCTTTTCGGCGTTTAGAAAAAGGTGATGATATCACAAGCTATTGGGGTGACGAAACACAAGGCGCACGTCGAAAATATTATAAAATCACGACGTCTGGTCAACAACACCTTGCAAGTGCCTTACAGGAATGGGAATTTGCTAAGGACATTATCAGCAATTTGATTACTGGCAATATTAATGAAGGAGCATCACTATGA
- a CDS encoding PspC domain-containing protein: protein MTKKKTFTRSRNNRMIAGVMGGVADYFGWNATWLRIIFVLISFFSVAFPGILVYILAWIIIPDAPKKTNYYSTDSRKDVTPDNDDRP, encoded by the coding sequence ATGACAAAAAAGAAAACATTTACACGTTCACGTAACAATCGTATGATTGCGGGTGTTATGGGAGGCGTAGCTGATTATTTTGGTTGGAATGCCACTTGGTTACGTATTATATTTGTACTGATCTCATTTTTCTCAGTAGCATTTCCTGGTATTTTAGTTTATATTTTAGCTTGGATTATCATACCTGATGCGCCAAAAAAAACGAATTACTATTCAACAGATTCGCGTAAAGATGTCACACCAGACAATGACGACCGACCTTAA
- the dnaN gene encoding DNA polymerase III subunit beta, translating to MQFSINRQAFIKALNDVSRAISSRTTIPILTNIKIVLTQEELILTGSNSDISIETRIDQSDTGAQLIIKQPGGITLLATFFSNIVKNLPADDMTLSVDGVRASITSGASDFTINGQDVHNYPQLPEMDDVQSLSVSAAQLVDIISQTKISASTQESRPILTGIHLALNGNDVKAVTTDSHRLSQRIVTLTGTDAHVKADVIMPAKSFNELQSLLEGQDRVEIKLAANQAVFDLGNTTFYSRLLEGNYPETDRLIPTESTTQLTIEASALLGAINRASLLSHESRNNVVQLTLKNGVVTLIGTSQEVGRVQEELVTKSVEGEDLEISFNPDYVRDALRVFNGKSVDIKFTSNLRPFTLTPAGETDDKQLQLITPVRTF from the coding sequence ATGCAATTCTCAATTAATCGTCAAGCTTTTATCAAGGCATTAAATGATGTCTCTCGTGCAATTTCATCTCGTACAACAATTCCAATTTTGACAAATATCAAAATTGTCTTGACCCAAGAAGAATTAATTTTAACAGGATCAAATAGTGACATTTCAATTGAAACGCGTATTGATCAATCAGATACTGGGGCCCAATTAATTATTAAACAACCAGGTGGTATCACATTACTAGCGACATTCTTTTCAAACATCGTTAAAAATTTACCTGCTGACGATATGACCTTATCTGTTGATGGGGTTCGTGCTAGTATCACATCTGGTGCTTCTGATTTTACAATTAATGGTCAGGATGTTCATAACTATCCACAATTACCAGAAATGGATGATGTTCAAAGTTTGAGTGTTTCAGCAGCACAACTTGTTGATATTATTTCGCAAACAAAAATCTCTGCTTCAACACAAGAAAGTCGTCCCATTTTAACTGGTATCCACCTAGCTTTGAATGGGAATGATGTTAAAGCTGTGACAACTGATTCACATCGCTTATCGCAACGAATTGTAACTTTAACAGGTACTGATGCGCATGTTAAAGCGGATGTGATTATGCCAGCTAAATCGTTTAACGAATTACAAAGTTTGTTAGAAGGGCAAGATCGAGTTGAAATCAAGTTAGCAGCAAACCAAGCGGTATTTGATTTAGGTAATACTACGTTTTATTCAAGATTATTAGAAGGAAACTATCCAGAAACAGATCGCTTAATTCCAACAGAAAGTACAACACAGCTTACGATTGAAGCAAGTGCTTTACTAGGTGCAATTAATCGTGCCAGTCTATTGAGTCATGAAAGCCGAAATAACGTTGTTCAACTCACACTGAAAAATGGCGTGGTAACACTGATTGGCACATCACAAGAAGTAGGTCGTGTACAAGAAGAATTGGTGACCAAATCTGTAGAGGGGGAAGATTTGGAGATTTCATTTAATCCAGATTATGTTCGTGATGCGCTACGCGTGTTTAATGGTAAATCTGTTGATATCAAATTTACCAGTAATTTGCGCCCGTTCACATTGACACCAGCTGGTGAAACAGATGATAAGCAATTACAGTTGATTACACCAGTCCGCACGTTTTAA
- a CDS encoding MFS transporter, protein MSKKNKVMIAIVATLVIMGIGVMTALSITDVNGVKIDGKAAQMMLITVTVSGIVGVIVGALFNKLFIWLSQLGQEEKQSVSFLTSWYATAISQIPFAIINIFLVTVLSLYKSGNTVAAIISGVVNALIYTFILRQEKVITKRTQIIYLVIMIVLIIVMSAVPMLMK, encoded by the coding sequence ATGAGTAAAAAGAACAAAGTAATGATTGCTATTGTAGCAACATTGGTTATCATGGGTATTGGGGTCATGACAGCCCTTAGTATAACAGATGTTAATGGTGTTAAGATCGATGGAAAAGCAGCACAGATGATGTTGATCACAGTGACTGTATCTGGTATTGTCGGAGTGATTGTTGGCGCACTGTTTAATAAATTATTTATCTGGTTGTCACAACTGGGACAAGAAGAAAAGCAATCCGTTTCATTTTTAACATCGTGGTATGCGACAGCAATTAGTCAGATACCATTTGCTATTATAAATATCTTTTTAGTGACCGTACTGAGCTTATATAAGTCAGGAAATACAGTTGCTGCAATTATTAGTGGTGTTGTTAATGCATTGATTTATACATTCATTTTACGTCAAGAAAAGGTTATCACAAAGCGCACACAAATTATTTATCTTGTGATTATGATCGTATTGATCATTGTAATGAGTGCAGTACCTATGTTGATGAAATAA
- the gyrA gene encoding DNA gyrase subunit A, with amino-acid sequence MSEQNDSRIHNANLSEQMKTSFLSYAMSVIVARALPDVRDGMKPVHRRILYSMIEQGNTPDKPHKKSARIVGDVMGKYHPHGDSAIYESMVRMAQPFSYRHMLVDGHGNFGSVDGDSAAAMRYTEARLSKVAMEMVRDLNKDTVNFIPNYDGEEREPEVLPARFPNLLVNGATGIAVGMATNIPTHNLAEVISALHILMNNPEATTMDLMEALPGPDFPTGGIVMGKSGIRRAYETGRGRVTVRAKVDIEQTKTGKEQIIVTELPYAVNKARLIERISELARDKRIEGITGIRDESDRDGLRVSIDVRRDASASVILNNLYKETLLQTNFSFNMLAINGGKPQTMSLKEILVAYLIHQREVIRRRTAFDLQKAQARAHILEGLRIALDHIDEIISIIRSSATSEEAKTRLIDGYLLSDKQAQAILDMRLVRLTGLERDKIEDEYQKLVALITDLKDILAHEERVDQIIYDELLEIQTKFGDARRTELQVGDVTNLEDEDLIEEEDVIVTLTRNGYIKRVPQAEFKAQNRGGRGVQGINVNDEDFVDQMIATSTHDTLLFFTNKGKVYRMKGYEVPEYGRQAKGIPVVNLLKFEGDEKIQTVINVRGEAGESKDYLFFVTRLGVVKRTAVSEFSNIRTNGLKALTLRDDDEVLSVQITDGTQSIMIATKDGYSVRFTEEDVRIMGRAAAGVRGIRLRDGDLVIGSDVVSLNDNVLVITEKGYGKQTPVSEYPIKGRGGKGIKTANITEKNGTLAGMIIVHGDEDIMVTTTQGVMIRFTTESVSQTGRATLGVRLIRLEDGAKVATLAKVEHEESLVVDAKEDVSRETPLDNQQIEQVTELLDRAKSDETNAD; translated from the coding sequence ATGTCTGAACAAAATGATTCGCGCATTCATAATGCGAATTTGTCAGAACAAATGAAAACATCGTTTTTGTCATACGCTATGTCTGTTATTGTGGCGCGTGCATTGCCTGATGTTCGCGATGGCATGAAACCTGTTCATCGTCGTATTTTATACTCAATGATTGAGCAAGGAAATACACCTGATAAGCCACATAAGAAATCTGCACGTATTGTTGGCGATGTCATGGGAAAGTATCATCCGCATGGTGATTCAGCAATTTATGAATCAATGGTCCGTATGGCTCAACCTTTTTCATATCGACATATGCTTGTTGATGGCCATGGTAACTTTGGTTCTGTCGATGGTGACAGTGCTGCTGCTATGCGTTATACTGAGGCGCGTTTGTCAAAGGTTGCCATGGAAATGGTCCGTGATTTAAACAAGGATACAGTTAATTTCATACCCAACTATGATGGTGAAGAACGCGAGCCTGAAGTCTTGCCAGCACGTTTCCCTAACTTGTTAGTTAACGGTGCAACTGGCATTGCGGTTGGGATGGCAACAAACATTCCAACGCATAACTTGGCTGAAGTTATTTCGGCGCTGCATATTCTGATGAATAACCCGGAAGCAACAACCATGGACTTAATGGAGGCACTTCCTGGACCAGACTTTCCAACCGGTGGAATCGTGATGGGGAAATCAGGTATTCGCCGTGCTTATGAAACTGGTCGTGGACGAGTTACCGTTCGTGCAAAAGTAGATATTGAGCAAACAAAAACAGGTAAAGAACAAATTATTGTCACAGAATTACCTTATGCTGTCAATAAGGCCCGTTTGATAGAGCGCATTTCAGAATTAGCCCGTGATAAGCGTATTGAGGGTATCACAGGAATCCGTGATGAGTCTGATCGTGACGGTTTACGTGTTTCAATAGATGTGCGACGTGATGCCTCTGCTAGTGTTATTTTAAACAATTTATATAAAGAGACATTATTACAAACAAACTTTAGTTTTAATATGTTGGCCATTAATGGTGGCAAACCACAGACAATGAGCCTCAAAGAAATCTTAGTTGCTTATCTAATTCATCAACGCGAAGTTATTCGTCGCCGTACAGCTTTTGATTTACAAAAAGCACAAGCACGCGCGCATATCCTTGAAGGTTTACGCATTGCTTTAGATCATATTGATGAAATTATCAGTATTATTCGTTCATCAGCAACTTCAGAAGAAGCTAAAACACGTTTGATTGATGGCTATTTGCTATCTGATAAGCAAGCACAAGCCATTTTGGACATGCGATTAGTCCGTTTAACTGGTTTGGAACGTGATAAAATTGAAGACGAATATCAAAAGTTGGTTGCGTTAATTACTGATTTGAAAGATATTTTGGCACATGAAGAACGTGTTGACCAAATCATTTATGATGAACTCTTAGAAATTCAAACAAAATTCGGGGATGCACGTCGTACAGAATTACAAGTCGGCGATGTGACTAATTTGGAAGATGAAGATTTAATCGAAGAAGAAGATGTTATTGTCACTTTGACACGTAATGGTTATATCAAACGCGTCCCACAGGCTGAATTTAAAGCGCAAAATCGTGGTGGACGTGGTGTGCAAGGTATTAATGTCAACGATGAGGACTTTGTTGATCAAATGATTGCCACATCAACGCATGACACCTTACTATTCTTTACAAACAAAGGTAAAGTTTACCGCATGAAAGGTTATGAAGTACCTGAATATGGCCGTCAGGCTAAGGGTATTCCAGTTGTTAACTTACTTAAATTTGAAGGTGATGAAAAAATACAAACAGTTATTAATGTTCGTGGTGAAGCTGGCGAAAGCAAGGATTATTTATTCTTTGTCACACGTCTCGGTGTTGTTAAGCGAACAGCTGTAAGTGAATTTTCAAATATTCGTACGAATGGTTTGAAAGCATTAACATTACGTGATGATGATGAAGTGTTATCTGTTCAAATTACAGACGGTACGCAAAGTATAATGATTGCTACCAAAGATGGCTATTCTGTCAGATTTACGGAAGAAGATGTTCGTATCATGGGACGTGCTGCAGCTGGTGTTCGTGGTATTCGATTACGTGATGGTGATTTAGTTATTGGATCAGATGTTGTGAGCTTAAACGATAATGTTTTGGTGATTACAGAAAAAGGTTACGGTAAGCAAACACCGGTCAGTGAATATCCAATTAAAGGTCGCGGTGGTAAAGGCATTAAAACAGCCAATATCACTGAAAAAAATGGTACTTTGGCTGGTATGATAATCGTTCACGGTGATGAGGATATTATGGTTACCACAACGCAAGGGGTGATGATTCGATTTACTACTGAATCTGTCAGTCAAACTGGACGTGCAACATTAGGTGTCCGCTTGATTCGTTTGGAAGATGGTGCTAAAGTAGCAACACTAGCAAAAGTCGAGCACGAAGAGAGCCTTGTTGTTGATGCAAAAGAAGATGTTTCACGTGAAACACCTTTGGATAATCAGCAAATTGAACAAGTAACAGAATTATTAGACCGCGCAAAATCTGATGAAACAAATGCAGATTAA
- the yaaA gene encoding S4 domain-containing protein YaaA produces MTKNIKITTEYITLTQLLKEENIISSGGQAKYYLMDFPVLLNGETENRRGKKLYNHDEITVDGENYVISLADNADEMIAAAQEEKAERAAAAKKTVRNDRIKAQKAAVAKERKEARFAELRKKNGTRAGGFGRSNQGGRGTGPKGPSSWNSNR; encoded by the coding sequence ATGACGAAAAATATAAAAATCACAACTGAATACATCACACTCACACAATTACTAAAAGAAGAGAATATTATTTCTTCTGGTGGTCAGGCAAAGTACTATCTAATGGATTTTCCAGTCTTACTAAATGGCGAGACTGAAAATCGACGTGGTAAAAAACTATATAATCACGATGAGATTACTGTGGACGGCGAGAACTATGTTATTTCATTGGCAGATAATGCTGATGAGATGATTGCAGCAGCACAAGAAGAAAAAGCTGAACGTGCTGCTGCTGCAAAAAAAACCGTGCGTAATGACCGAATTAAAGCGCAAAAAGCTGCTGTCGCTAAAGAACGTAAAGAGGCGCGATTTGCTGAATTACGTAAGAAAAATGGGACACGTGCAGGTGGGTTTGGTCGATCCAATCAAGGTGGTCGTGGTACAGGACCAAAAGGACCTAGTTCTTGGAACTCCAATCGCTAA
- the gyrB gene encoding DNA topoisomerase (ATP-hydrolyzing) subunit B: protein MSEEINNELENIDGIVTDDVEIRQASTVNASAGDYNADQIQVLEGLEAVRKRPGMYIGTTTAQGLHHLVWEIVDNGIDEALAGFASHITVTIEKDNSITVTDDGRGIPVDIQTKTGKSALETVFTVLHAGGKFGGGGYKVSGGLHGVGASVVNALSTNLDVRVIRDNQVYYMDFKLGRVNTSIVKLDEKPTIDRGTIVHFNPDSDIFRETTTFNYNTLLTRVRELAFLNKGLRISITDNRLEVPATESFHFEGGIKEYVGYLNSEKTVIFPEPVYVEGEENGIVVEAALQYTTDIKDSLRTFANNINTYEGGTHETGFKTALTRVINDYGRKNGQLKDNAESLTGEDVREGVTAIVSIKHPDPQFEGQTKTKLGNSDARQATDRMFSETFSRFMMENPIVAKQIVDKGILAQKARLAAKRAREMTRKQSGLEIGNLPGKLADNTSNDPAISELFIVEGDSAGGSAKQGRNRVTQAILPIRGKILNVEKATLDRVLGNEEIRSLFTAMGTGFGDDFNVEKANYHKVIIMTDADVDGAHIRTLLLTLFYRYMRPLVDAGYIYIAQPPLYGVALGNSKTREYLDTDEELEAYLTQLPSNIKPKVQRYKGLGEMDFDQLADTTMDPINRRLLRVDPSDAEAADSIFDMLMGDDVAPRREFIEENAVFVENLDI, encoded by the coding sequence ATGTCTGAAGAAATAAATAATGAATTAGAAAATATAGATGGTATTGTCACTGATGATGTTGAAATTCGTCAAGCCAGTACCGTAAATGCCAGTGCTGGGGACTATAATGCAGATCAAATCCAAGTTTTAGAAGGGTTAGAAGCTGTTCGTAAACGCCCAGGCATGTATATTGGCACAACTACTGCACAAGGTTTGCATCATTTGGTATGGGAAATTGTTGACAATGGGATTGATGAAGCCTTAGCCGGATTTGCCTCTCATATTACAGTAACAATTGAAAAAGATAACTCAATTACCGTAACTGATGATGGGCGTGGTATTCCAGTAGATATCCAAACTAAAACGGGAAAATCTGCACTTGAAACAGTCTTTACTGTATTACATGCTGGTGGTAAATTTGGTGGTGGCGGCTATAAAGTTTCTGGCGGATTACATGGTGTTGGTGCGTCAGTCGTTAATGCGTTATCAACTAATCTAGATGTTAGAGTTATTCGTGATAATCAAGTATATTATATGGACTTCAAATTAGGTCGTGTGAATACAAGTATTGTCAAATTGGATGAGAAACCAACAATTGATCGTGGCACAATTGTGCATTTTAACCCTGATAGCGATATATTCCGTGAAACAACAACTTTTAATTACAATACTTTATTAACACGTGTAAGAGAATTGGCATTTTTAAATAAAGGCTTACGCATTTCTATTACAGATAACCGCTTAGAAGTGCCTGCAACAGAGAGCTTTCACTTTGAAGGTGGCATAAAAGAGTACGTTGGATACTTGAATTCTGAAAAGACAGTTATCTTTCCTGAACCTGTTTATGTTGAAGGTGAAGAAAATGGGATTGTCGTGGAGGCAGCATTACAGTACACAACGGATATTAAGGATAGTTTGCGTACATTTGCAAATAACATCAACACCTATGAAGGTGGGACACACGAAACAGGATTTAAAACAGCCTTGACACGTGTGATTAACGATTATGGTCGTAAAAATGGCCAATTAAAGGACAATGCTGAAAGTTTAACCGGAGAAGATGTGCGTGAAGGGGTGACAGCGATTGTATCAATCAAACATCCGGATCCGCAGTTTGAAGGTCAAACTAAAACAAAATTAGGGAACTCAGATGCGCGACAGGCAACAGATCGCATGTTTTCAGAGACCTTTAGTCGCTTTATGATGGAAAACCCAATAGTTGCCAAACAAATTGTTGACAAGGGAATTTTGGCGCAAAAAGCACGTTTAGCTGCTAAACGTGCACGCGAAATGACACGTAAGCAATCTGGTCTGGAAATTGGTAATTTACCAGGTAAATTGGCAGATAACACGTCAAATGATCCAGCAATTTCAGAATTGTTTATTGTCGAGGGCGATTCTGCCGGTGGCTCTGCTAAGCAGGGGCGCAATCGTGTCACACAAGCTATTTTACCAATTCGTGGTAAAATTTTGAACGTTGAAAAGGCGACATTAGACAGAGTATTAGGAAATGAAGAAATTCGATCATTGTTTACCGCAATGGGCACGGGATTTGGTGATGATTTTAACGTTGAAAAAGCGAATTATCACAAAGTTATTATCATGACTGATGCCGATGTCGATGGTGCACATATTCGTACATTATTGCTGACACTCTTTTATCGTTATATGCGGCCATTAGTTGATGCCGGATATATCTACATTGCACAACCACCTTTGTATGGCGTAGCATTAGGTAATTCAAAGACACGTGAGTACTTGGATACTGATGAAGAACTTGAAGCCTACTTGACGCAATTACCATCAAATATTAAACCGAAAGTGCAACGTTATAAGGGACTAGGTGAGATGGATTTCGATCAGCTTGCTGATACAACAATGGATCCAATAAATCGTCGCTTATTGCGTGTTGATCCTTCTGATGCGGAGGCAGCTGATAGTATTTTTGATATGTTAATGGGTGATGATGTCGCACCACGTCGCGAATTCATTGAAGAAAACGCTGTGTTCGTAGAAAACTTAGATATTTAA
- a CDS encoding DUF4097 family beta strand repeat-containing protein has product MTSIEMEIRTRLDVIFSKYTPNTQLTEFKEELVADLMEAYQDFAKQDKSHDEALDDAFAQLGDIDIVLRDLSQTDKTNGANHDDEPKKAPFIDISDDGFHVGNLHIDGRGVRLGDDIVIDGKHDKVQFGDWLHVDHDGARVGKKYYKFDDDSNINQSHFDENEENASAPTWAAAHHNAQIPTSDKQFVFDYRDATVNFYTNDKTDLITVDEYFNRDNARYFARIEENDDRVLVSQGDHPLLFHVRTLINIGFPKNFDTGYITSINHSGRVTAQHLTLGTFNLVIHSGSFNGQQIKATTAAWEVHSGAVKADGLTFEKAEIFDQSGSVKLLNAAISHAKISATSGSVQVDNFVGGGQFSANSGSLRLRITELTDDLKLHAHSSSIRVTAPATQHFNFDLSSNSGMVTIERDENIHFDKNTTNYKRGFYGTNPKFTIDANVNSGTIKVY; this is encoded by the coding sequence ATGACATCAATCGAAATGGAAATACGGACACGTTTGGACGTTATTTTCTCAAAATACACCCCAAACACACAACTCACCGAATTTAAAGAAGAACTTGTTGCCGACTTAATGGAAGCTTACCAAGATTTTGCTAAACAGGACAAATCCCACGACGAGGCACTTGATGATGCATTTGCACAATTAGGTGACATTGATATTGTCCTTCGTGATTTAAGTCAGACAGACAAAACAAATGGTGCAAACCATGATGATGAACCAAAAAAAGCACCCTTTATTGATATTTCAGATGATGGTTTCCATGTTGGTAACTTACATATTGATGGTCGTGGTGTTCGTTTAGGCGATGACATTGTGATTGATGGCAAACATGATAAAGTCCAATTTGGTGATTGGTTACATGTCGATCATGATGGTGCGCGTGTTGGAAAAAAATATTACAAGTTCGATGATGACAGCAATATAAATCAATCGCACTTTGATGAAAACGAAGAAAATGCTTCTGCACCAACCTGGGCTGCTGCTCATCATAATGCCCAAATTCCTACCAGTGATAAACAATTCGTGTTCGATTATAGAGATGCCACTGTTAATTTTTATACCAATGATAAGACAGATCTCATAACCGTCGACGAATACTTTAATCGCGATAATGCGCGATATTTTGCCCGGATTGAAGAAAATGATGATCGTGTCTTAGTATCACAAGGTGATCATCCCCTATTATTTCACGTAAGAACTTTAATTAATATCGGCTTTCCAAAAAACTTTGATACCGGTTATATAACAAGTATTAACCACAGTGGCCGTGTCACTGCACAACATTTAACTCTCGGTACGTTTAATCTAGTCATTCACTCTGGTAGCTTTAACGGGCAACAAATTAAAGCTACTACTGCCGCTTGGGAAGTACATTCAGGCGCAGTAAAAGCAGACGGACTCACCTTTGAAAAAGCCGAAATATTTGATCAATCTGGTAGTGTCAAGCTTCTAAACGCCGCAATATCTCACGCCAAAATCAGTGCGACATCTGGATCCGTTCAAGTCGACAATTTTGTTGGCGGTGGCCAATTTAGTGCTAATTCTGGTTCATTACGTTTGCGTATAACCGAATTAACTGATGATCTAAAATTACATGCTCACTCCAGTTCAATTCGTGTCACCGCGCCGGCAACACAGCATTTTAATTTTGACCTATCTTCTAACAGCGGTATGGTTACAATTGAACGTGATGAAAATATTCATTTTGACAAAAATACGACAAACTATAAACGCGGATTTTACGGCACTAACCCTAAATTTACGATTGATGCTAACGTCAATTCTGGTACAATTAAGGTGTATTAA